The Rattus rattus isolate New Zealand chromosome 1, Rrattus_CSIRO_v1, whole genome shotgun sequence genome includes a region encoding these proteins:
- the LOC116910989 gene encoding zinc finger protein 431-like isoform X2, which produces MAAVTYEDVHVNFTHEEWALLDPFQKSLYKDVMLETYWNLTAIGYKLEDEEHSQCSRRYRRHNICHSGYKPCERKGYGKKQCTFASKRFLQIYERIHTEGKPYECKQCSQIFANLCHLQKHEKKHTREKLYECNHCGKAFPSRSSLQIHNRTHTGEKPYNCNQCGKAFACSSNLLQHKRTHTGEKPYDCKDCGKAFSSSSNLQIHRRKHTGEKPYGCNQCGKAFAYSSALQKHERSHAREKIYECNHCGKAFAHHGNLQNREEHHTLVKPYECSQCGKAFAYSSNLYIHERSHTGEKPFKCPQCGKAFPSHSSLQIHERTHTGEKPYDCNECGKAFSSRSNLHEHKRTHTGEKPYRCIKCGTAFAYSSSLQKHEKTHTGEKPYECNQCGKAFTRRATLQIHERSHSGEKPYECNQCGKAFASRSRLRYHRKHHTVKKPN; this is translated from the exons gatacaaattggaagacgAGGAACACTCTCAATGCTCTAGAAGATATCGaag ACATAATATCTGTCACTCTGGATATAAACCTTGTGAACGTAAAGGATATGGAAAGAAGCAATGTACCTTTGCAAGTAAAAGAtttcttcaaatatatgaaagaatCCATACTGAAgggaaaccctatgaatgtaaacAATGCAGTCAAATCTTTGCTAATTTATGTCATcttcaaaaacatgaaaaaaaacaTACCAGAGAAAAACTATATGAATGTAATCACTGTGGTAAAGCCTTTCCAAGTCGCAGTTCTCTTCAAATACACAACAGAACTCATACGGGAGAGAAACCCTATAATTGCaaccaatgtggtaaagcatTTGCATGTAGCAGTAATCTTCTACAACACAAAAGaactcatacaggagagaaaccctatgattGTAAGGACTGTGGTAAAGCATTTTCAAGTAGCAGTAATCttcaaattcatagaagaaagcacactggagagaaaccctatggatgtaatcaatgtggtaaagcctttgcatataGCAGTGCTcttcaaaaacatgaaagaagTCATGCTAGAGAGAAAATCTATGAGTGTAATCATTGTGGTAAAGCTTTTGCACATCATGGAAATCTTCAAAATCGTGAAGAACATCATACTCTTGTAAAACCATATGAATGtagtcaatgtggtaaagcctttgcatataGCAGTAATCTTTATATTCATGAAAGAAGTCATACTGGAGAAAAGCCATTCAAATGTcctcaatgtggtaaagcctttccAAGTCACAGTTctcttcaaatacatgaaagaactcatacaggagaaaaaccctatgactgtaatgaatgtggtaaagccttttcaAGTCGCAGTAATCTTCACGAACACAAAAGAActcatacaggagaaaaaccctaTCGTTGCATTAAATGTGGTACAGCATTTGCATATAGCAGtagtcttcaaaaacatgaaaaaactcacactggagagaaaccttatgagtGTAATCAATGCGGTAAAGCCTTTACACGTCGTGCTActcttcaaatacatgaaagaagtcatagtggagagaaaccttatgagtgtaatcagtgtggtaaagccttcgCAAGTCGTAGTAGACTTCGATATCATAGAAAACACCATACTGTTAAGAAACCAAATTAA